A genome region from Arachis duranensis cultivar V14167 chromosome 6, aradu.V14167.gnm2.J7QH, whole genome shotgun sequence includes the following:
- the LOC107494832 gene encoding ribulose-phosphate 3-epimerase, cytoplasmic isoform isoform X2 produces the protein MGVTPNIAPSMLSADFANLSSEAHRILNSGADWLHMDVMDGHFVPNLTIGAPVIESLRKHTTAYLDCHMMVTNPLDYVEPLGKAGASGFTFHVETSKDNWQELIQMIKSHGMRPGVALNPGTPIGEVYPLVEAEKPVEMVLVMTVEPGFGGQKFMPEMMDKVRILRKRYPLLDIEVDGGLGPSNIDMAASAGANCIVAGSSVFGASEPAEVISLLRSSVQKA, from the exons atgggAGTGACCCCAAATATCGCTCCTTCGATGTTATCTGCTGATTTCGCTAATTTGTCGTCGGAGGCTCACCGCATTCTCAATTCCGGCGCCGATTGGCTCCACATGGATGTCATG gaTGG GCACTTTGTCCCCAATTTAACCATTGGTGCTCCAGTCATTGAAAGTTTGAGAAAGCATACAAC GGCATATCTGGACTGTCACATGATGGTTACAAATCCTCTAGATTATGTTGAACCTTTGGGGAAAGCCGGTGCTTCTGGTTTTACATTTCATGTCGAGACATCTAAAG ATAACTGGCAAGAACTTATTCAAATGATAAAGTCACACGGCATGAGACCTGGTGTAGCATTGAATCCAGGGACACCCATTGGCGAGGTTTATCCTCTG GTTGAGGCTGAAAAACCAGTGGAAATGGTTCTTGTGATGACTGTAGAGCCTGGATTTGGTGGACAAAAATTTATGCCGGAGATGATGGATAAG GTACGCATACTGAGAAAGAGGTATCCATTGCTTGACATAGAG GTTGATGGTGGTTTAGGACCTTCAAACATAGACATGGCGGCATCCGCAGGTGCAAACTGCATTGTTGCAGGAAGTTCAGTTTTTGGAGCCTCTGAGCCAGCTGAAGTAATATCCTTGCTAAGGAGTTCTGTTCAGAAAGCCTAG
- the LOC107494832 gene encoding ribulose-phosphate 3-epimerase, cytoplasmic isoform isoform X1: protein MMVTNPLDYVEPLGKAGASGFTFHVETSKDNWQELIQMIKSHGMRPGVALNPGTPIGEVYPLVEAEKPVEMVLVMTVEPGFGGQKFMPEMMDKVRILRKRYPLLDIEVDGGLGPSNIDMAASAGANCIVAGSSVFGASEPAEVISLLRSSVQKA from the exons ATGATGGTTACAAATCCTCTAGATTATGTTGAACCTTTGGGGAAAGCCGGTGCTTCTGGTTTTACATTTCATGTCGAGACATCTAAAG ATAACTGGCAAGAACTTATTCAAATGATAAAGTCACACGGCATGAGACCTGGTGTAGCATTGAATCCAGGGACACCCATTGGCGAGGTTTATCCTCTG GTTGAGGCTGAAAAACCAGTGGAAATGGTTCTTGTGATGACTGTAGAGCCTGGATTTGGTGGACAAAAATTTATGCCGGAGATGATGGATAAG GTACGCATACTGAGAAAGAGGTATCCATTGCTTGACATAGAG GTTGATGGTGGTTTAGGACCTTCAAACATAGACATGGCGGCATCCGCAGGTGCAAACTGCATTGTTGCAGGAAGTTCAGTTTTTGGAGCCTCTGAGCCAGCTGAAGTAATATCCTTGCTAAGGAGTTCTGTTCAGAAAGCCTAG